In a genomic window of Xylophilus rhododendri:
- a CDS encoding flavin reductase: MNFDSRQLRQALGAFPTGVTVVTTVDAEGVPYGVTANSFSSVSLDPPLILWSQALTSSSHAAFRDAERFVVNIMADDQVHVANRFAKSGGDKFAEIAVRTGLGGVPVIEGCAATLECRKVAAYPGGDHIVFIGQVEHIERLPRKSLAFGDGRYMVTFAHDLGGHVGAQAGVTTLPAVEAARLAAAAMPQICEDIGQRTLGLAVWGSHGPTIVRWEPSSHPVSPYLQTGVLVSLTQSATGLAFAAFMCGQTVQAAVERELGARAAAANADQGCFEQRLQEARQHGIARSVGAAPSQRHQVTVNAFSAPVFGAAGQMVLALSTTCEAERLPADWDGAVPAALAAAARMLSLRLGWKPEQAAAQPPCLSNS, from the coding sequence ATGAACTTCGACAGCCGGCAACTGCGCCAGGCGCTGGGCGCCTTTCCCACCGGGGTGACGGTGGTCACCACGGTGGATGCGGAGGGCGTGCCCTACGGCGTCACCGCCAATTCCTTCAGCTCGGTCTCGCTGGATCCGCCGCTGATCCTCTGGAGCCAGGCGCTCACATCGAGCAGCCATGCGGCCTTCCGCGATGCGGAGCGTTTCGTGGTCAACATCATGGCCGACGACCAGGTGCATGTGGCCAACCGTTTCGCCAAATCCGGCGGCGACAAGTTCGCCGAGATCGCGGTGCGCACGGGGCTGGGCGGCGTGCCGGTGATCGAGGGCTGTGCGGCCACGCTGGAATGCCGCAAGGTGGCGGCCTATCCGGGCGGCGACCATATCGTCTTCATCGGCCAGGTGGAACACATCGAACGGCTGCCGCGCAAGTCGCTGGCCTTCGGCGACGGGCGCTACATGGTCACCTTCGCGCACGACCTGGGCGGCCATGTGGGCGCGCAGGCCGGGGTGACCACGCTGCCGGCGGTAGAGGCCGCACGCCTGGCCGCGGCGGCCATGCCGCAGATCTGCGAGGACATCGGCCAGCGCACCCTGGGCCTGGCGGTGTGGGGCAGCCACGGGCCGACCATCGTGCGCTGGGAGCCGTCGAGCCATCCGGTCAGCCCCTATCTGCAGACCGGCGTGCTGGTGAGCCTGACCCAGTCGGCCACCGGCCTGGCCTTCGCCGCCTTCATGTGCGGCCAGACGGTGCAGGCGGCGGTGGAGCGTGAACTGGGCGCACGCGCCGCCGCGGCCAATGCCGACCAGGGCTGCTTCGAACAGCGGCTGCAAGAGGCGCGCCAGCACGGCATCGCCCGTTCGGTGGGCGCTGCGCCCTCGCAGCGGCACCAGGTCACCGTCAATGCCTTCAGCGCGCCGGTGTTCGGTGCGGCCGGGCAGATGGTGCTGGCCCTGTCCACCACCTGCGAGGCCGAGCGCCTGCCCGCGGACTGGGACGGCGCGGTGCCGGCGGCGCTCGCGGCGGCGGCCCGCATGCTGTCCCTGCGCCTGGGCTGGAAGCCGGAGCAGGCGGCGGCCCAGCCCCCCTGTCTTTCGAATAGTTGA
- a CDS encoding LLM class flavin-dependent oxidoreductase, which translates to MTQAQRQMTLIAFMQAQNCTNYAGSWRHPASMTDYLSPEYYQRVARTLEEGKFDMAFFDDRLAMPDIYGHSHEETVRSGVRAIKLEPTSVLMAMAMVTSRLGLGATYSTTYYEPFHVARLFATLDLMTKGRVAWNVVTSMNDSEAANFGQDEHLEHDLRYDRADEFMEVVMGHWDTWQEGAILADKESGTFADPAKVHRLDHQGRFFSSRGPLSVPRSQQGHPVILQAGQSGRGLAFASRWAELVFAKYPTLENGRKQYKALKDGIANAGRDPASVRIAPELKIIVAETESLAREKRDEIASTSRPIDGLTMIGETLNIDFSGRPYDEPFTDAELAAVSWQSLRDKVVQVSGKKNPSVRDFVESSGRGTLNDGPCFVGTGKQVADQMEEWFKTACDGFVLSGTTVPGTYEDIVRLVVPELQKRGLFRKEYQGTTLRDTLGVPRPNAGDWKKVA; encoded by the coding sequence ATGACCCAAGCACAACGTCAGATGACGCTCATCGCCTTCATGCAGGCGCAGAACTGCACCAACTACGCAGGCTCCTGGCGCCACCCGGCCAGCATGACCGACTACCTCTCGCCGGAGTACTACCAGCGCGTGGCCCGCACCCTGGAGGAAGGCAAGTTCGACATGGCCTTCTTCGATGACCGCCTGGCCATGCCCGACATCTACGGCCACAGCCACGAGGAGACGGTGCGCAGCGGCGTGCGCGCCATCAAGCTGGAGCCCACCTCGGTGCTGATGGCCATGGCCATGGTCACCAGCCGGCTCGGCCTGGGCGCCACCTACTCCACCACCTATTACGAGCCCTTCCACGTGGCCCGGCTCTTCGCCACCCTGGACCTGATGACCAAGGGCCGCGTGGCCTGGAACGTGGTCACCTCGATGAACGATTCCGAGGCCGCCAATTTCGGCCAGGACGAACACCTGGAACACGACCTGCGCTACGACCGCGCCGACGAGTTCATGGAAGTCGTCATGGGCCACTGGGACACCTGGCAGGAAGGCGCCATCCTGGCCGACAAGGAGAGCGGCACCTTCGCCGATCCCGCCAAGGTGCACCGGCTGGACCACCAGGGCCGCTTCTTCAGCTCGCGCGGCCCGCTGTCGGTGCCACGTTCGCAGCAGGGCCATCCGGTCATCCTGCAGGCCGGCCAGAGCGGGCGCGGCCTGGCCTTCGCCTCGCGCTGGGCCGAGCTGGTGTTCGCCAAGTACCCGACGCTGGAGAACGGCAGGAAGCAGTACAAGGCGCTCAAGGACGGCATCGCCAATGCCGGCCGCGACCCCGCCTCGGTACGCATCGCGCCGGAGCTGAAGATCATCGTCGCCGAGACCGAGAGCCTGGCCCGCGAGAAGCGCGACGAGATCGCCAGCACCTCGCGCCCCATCGACGGCCTGACCATGATCGGCGAGACGCTCAACATCGACTTCTCCGGCCGCCCCTACGACGAGCCCTTCACCGATGCCGAGCTGGCCGCCGTCTCCTGGCAGAGCCTGCGCGACAAGGTGGTGCAGGTCAGCGGCAAGAAGAACCCCTCGGTGCGCGACTTCGTCGAATCCTCCGGCCGCGGCACGCTCAACGACGGGCCCTGTTTCGTCGGCACCGGCAAGCAGGTGGCCGACCAGATGGAGGAATGGTTCAAGACCGCCTGCGACGGCTTCGTGCTCTCCGGCACCACCGTGCCCGGCACCTACGAGGACATCGTGCGCCTGGTCGTGCCCGAGCTGCAGAAGCGCGGCCTGTTCCGCAAGGAATACCAGGGCACGACCCTGCGCGACACGCTGGGCGTGCCACGGCCGAATGCCGGCGACTGGAAGAAGGTGGCGTGA
- a CDS encoding acyclic terpene utilization AtuA family protein: MTGPKKTVTMMSASGILGYGFPEASLEAALARKPDMIGVDGGSSDPGPHYLGSGKTLNSRLAMKRDLSLLLRGAIRNGIPMMVGTCGGAGGKPHLEACADIIREVAREHGLSFRMALIHAEQDAAFIVEQLEAGKVRPLNNAPQIGAEDIRGAERIVGMMGPEPYRAALAAGAQVILGGRGTDPAPWVALAMHHGLPPAPAWYAGKMLECACNAAIPKKHDCLLVTVGEDFVEAEPLNPELRCTPLSVAVQALHENASPVIRHEPGGIVDSTDCRIEAVTERIVRITGMRWKPMPYSIKLEGARMVGYSAIAIAATRDPGLIGQIDSFLDFVRGSTATKVTALGISPADYQLVIRAYGRDGVMGAWEPHAELAPVELALIAEVVAKNQETANAALSLARVTLLHSDFPGRMCREGNMAFPFSPSDIERGAIYEFMLQHVVEIEDPLRMFPISYEDVGASA, translated from the coding sequence ATGACGGGGCCGAAGAAGACGGTGACCATGATGTCGGCCAGCGGCATCCTGGGCTATGGCTTTCCCGAGGCCTCGCTGGAGGCCGCCCTGGCCCGCAAGCCCGACATGATCGGCGTGGACGGCGGCAGCTCCGACCCCGGCCCGCACTACCTGGGTTCGGGCAAGACACTCAACTCGCGCCTGGCGATGAAACGCGACCTCTCGCTGCTGCTGCGCGGCGCGATCCGCAACGGCATCCCGATGATGGTCGGCACCTGCGGCGGCGCGGGCGGAAAGCCGCATCTGGAAGCCTGCGCGGACATCATCCGCGAGGTGGCGCGCGAGCACGGGCTGAGCTTCAGGATGGCGCTGATCCACGCCGAGCAGGACGCTGCATTCATCGTCGAGCAGCTCGAAGCCGGCAAGGTGCGCCCGCTCAACAATGCGCCGCAGATAGGCGCAGAGGACATCCGCGGCGCGGAACGCATCGTCGGCATGATGGGCCCCGAGCCCTACCGGGCGGCGCTCGCCGCCGGGGCCCAGGTGATCCTGGGCGGACGCGGCACCGATCCCGCGCCCTGGGTGGCCCTGGCCATGCACCACGGCCTGCCGCCGGCGCCCGCCTGGTACGCCGGCAAGATGCTGGAGTGCGCCTGCAACGCGGCCATCCCCAAGAAACACGACTGCCTGCTGGTGACCGTGGGCGAGGACTTCGTCGAGGCCGAGCCGCTGAACCCGGAGCTGCGCTGCACGCCGCTGTCGGTGGCGGTGCAGGCCCTGCACGAGAACGCCAGCCCGGTGATCCGCCATGAGCCCGGCGGCATCGTGGATTCCACCGACTGCCGCATCGAGGCGGTCACCGAGCGCATCGTGCGCATCACCGGCATGCGCTGGAAACCCATGCCCTACAGCATCAAGCTCGAAGGCGCGCGGATGGTGGGCTACAGCGCCATCGCCATCGCCGCCACGCGCGATCCGGGGCTGATCGGGCAGATCGACAGCTTTCTGGACTTCGTGCGCGGCTCCACCGCCACCAAGGTCACGGCGCTGGGCATCTCGCCGGCCGACTACCAGCTGGTCATCCGCGCCTATGGCCGCGACGGCGTGATGGGCGCCTGGGAGCCGCACGCCGAGCTGGCGCCGGTGGAGCTGGCGCTGATCGCGGAGGTGGTCGCCAAAAACCAGGAGACGGCCAACGCCGCCCTCTCGCTGGCGCGGGTGACGCTGCTGCATTCGGACTTCCCCGGCCGCATGTGCCGCGAGGGAAACATGGCCTTCCCCTTCTCGCCCTCGGACATCGAACGCGGCGCGATCTACGAATTCATGCTGCAGCACGTGGTCGAGATCGAAGACCCGCTGCGCATGTTCCCCATCAGCTACGAAGACGTCGGAGCAAGCGCATGA
- a CDS encoding DUF4387 domain-containing protein has protein sequence MTRLKDIAKACKSKNAGPFHITLDIMFDQPALFERVRASGVVSAELIARLYGVPVGEVLFTEYPPALAWKATIPRRIASGAVGDTDVYGAQQHAPLLDIEIPD, from the coding sequence ATGACCCGCCTGAAGGACATCGCCAAGGCCTGCAAGAGCAAGAACGCCGGGCCCTTCCACATCACGCTGGACATCATGTTCGACCAGCCCGCGCTGTTCGAGCGGGTGCGCGCCTCGGGCGTGGTCAGCGCGGAACTCATCGCCCGCCTGTACGGCGTGCCGGTGGGCGAGGTGCTGTTCACCGAATACCCGCCGGCCCTGGCCTGGAAGGCGACCATCCCGCGCCGCATCGCCTCCGGCGCGGTGGGCGACACCGACGTCTACGGCGCGCAGCAGCATGCGCCGCTGCTGGACATCGAGATACCGGACTGA
- a CDS encoding Bug family tripartite tricarboxylate transporter substrate binding protein — protein MTLHRRTLCAASLGLLAARPSWAQDGYPSKPIRIVVPFAPGGGTDFSARVFSAKLGERLGQPVTVENRPGAASTLGTAYAVKSPPDGYTLLVISGSYVVNPSLYKLGFDPVNDVEPIIQLTESGYVLVINPRVPAQNLADLLELMRRRPGELTYASSGQGGHLQVVTEYMLGLARVQAKHIPYRGTGPAVADVLAGTVDMMFGGTEALMQYVAAGKLRAIAVGTPKRLAAYPDLPTVAEAGVPGYEVVAWHGMLAPKGTPPQIVALLNRHMNAVVHDKAINEKIAPQGVDGAGGTPEQFRALLKTEIERYAQVVRDAHIKAGE, from the coding sequence ATGACCCTGCATCGCAGAACCCTGTGCGCCGCCTCCCTCGGCCTGCTGGCCGCCCGCCCGTCCTGGGCGCAGGATGGCTACCCCAGCAAGCCGATCCGCATCGTCGTGCCCTTCGCCCCCGGCGGCGGCACCGACTTCTCGGCCCGCGTCTTCAGCGCCAAACTCGGCGAACGGCTCGGACAGCCGGTCACCGTGGAGAACCGCCCCGGCGCCGCCTCCACCCTGGGCACCGCCTATGCGGTGAAGTCGCCGCCGGACGGCTACACCCTGCTGGTCATCTCCGGCAGCTATGTGGTCAACCCCAGCCTCTACAAGCTGGGCTTCGATCCGGTCAACGACGTGGAGCCCATCATCCAGCTGACCGAAAGCGGCTATGTGCTGGTGATCAACCCCAGGGTGCCGGCGCAGAACCTGGCCGATCTGCTGGAGCTGATGCGCCGGCGCCCGGGCGAGCTGACCTATGCCTCCAGCGGCCAGGGCGGCCATCTGCAGGTGGTGACCGAATACATGCTGGGCCTGGCCAGGGTGCAGGCCAAACACATCCCCTACCGCGGCACCGGCCCGGCCGTGGCCGATGTGCTGGCCGGCACGGTGGACATGATGTTCGGCGGCACCGAAGCCCTGATGCAGTACGTGGCCGCCGGCAAGCTGCGCGCCATCGCCGTCGGCACACCGAAGCGGCTGGCCGCGTATCCGGACCTGCCGACGGTGGCGGAAGCGGGAGTTCCCGGATACGAGGTCGTGGCCTGGCACGGCATGCTGGCGCCCAAGGGCACGCCGCCGCAGATCGTCGCCCTGCTCAACCGCCACATGAACGCGGTGGTGCACGACAAGGCGATCAACGAAAAGATCGCGCCCCAGGGCGTGGACGGCGCGGGCGGCACACCCGAACAGTTCCGCGCCCTGCTCAAGACCGAGATCGAACGCTACGCCCAGGTGGTGCGCGACGCCCACATCAAGGCCGGCGAATGA